TCCCTCGCGGCCCCGGCTCATCTTCACGGAGCCCGGCGTGGGGTACCGGTTCGCGTCGGACTGAAGAAAACCGCACGCGCCCCGATTGAGCCATGAAGTCACCAGGCGCTCTCTGTTCGGGAGCTACCCAGTACCCGCAAGTAAAAAAAAACGCCCCCCATACACCCCGGCGGGGGGCAACGACATCTGCCAATGGCAAATGAATATTCTGTCGATTGCTGATGTCCCCCTCTGGGTGCTGCACTGAGCTTGTCCAAGTGGGATTCAGGGGGACTCCTAAGGCAGTTTTTGTGATATGGGTATTGATCAGGTTCGGGGGCAGGGGGCCGATACACCGGCAACCCTTCTTCCGCGCCCGCCGGTAATAGAAATCACCCTTCAATCATATCGTAACAATGTTATTATAAAATAAAAATTTCGTAACAATGTTTTCTTGTTGACGGAATCCCCGTTTTGTACCGGATTGAATACGGCACGCCCGCGCCGCTCATTCGCGCGACGGCGCGCCCACCCATATCGCCGATACGCGAGGAGGACCGCATGAGCTGGAAGGACCTGAACCTGACGTGGCATTATGTCGAAAAATGGGCGGACAAATCGCCCGACGCCGAGGCCCTGGTGTTTGAGGACACCCGGCTCACCTGGCGCCAGTTTAAAAACCGCATGGACCTGACCGCGAAGGCTTTCCTGGACGCGGGAGTGAAGAAGGGCGACCGCGTCGCGCTTCTGTCCATGGCGCGCACGGAATTCCAGGTCACCTACATGGCGGCGAACAAGGTGGGCGCGATCTGGCTGGGGCTCAACCCGAAGTTCACCCCGGACGAGCTCCGGTTCCAGGTGAACGACGCGAAACCCGTTGTCCTCGTCGCCGTCCGCGACTTCATGGGAACGGACCTGGGTCCCGTAATCACCGCGCTCATGTCCGAATGCCCCTTCATCAAAAAAACCCTGATCGTGGGCGCGCCCCTCGATGGCACCGAGCAGTTCGAGGAGTACATCGGGAAGGATCGCACGGGGCTCGACGCGGCGCTCGAGGAGCGCGCGTCGTCGATACAGGGCGCGGACAGTGCACTGTTGATGTACACATCCGGCTCCACCGGAAAGCCCAAGGGCGTCGTCCACACCCATACGAGCATCATCGAAAACATAAAGGTCGAGGTGAAGAAATTCTACTTCCGCGAGGGGGGCAGGGCGCTCCTGCATTTTCCCATCAACCACGTGGCTGCGGACGTCGAGATCGGATTCGGCGCGATCCTGGCGGGGGCGTGTATCGTGTGCATGGACCGCTTCGACCCGAACGCGACACTCGCGATGATCGGGAAGGAGAAGCTCCAGGTGATAGGCCAGGTCCCGGTCATGTTTTTGCTGGAGATGATGCAGCCCACGTTCGGCCAGACCGATTTCAGCAGCATAGAGCTCTTCGCATGGGCCGGGGCGGCCGCGCCCCGGGTGATGCTGGACGCGCTCTCGGGCATCGCCAAGAAGACCGGCGCGAACCTCATCACCGGGTACGGGAGCACGGAGGTATGCGGCTTCGTCACTTACACGGAGAAGGGCGACGACGACGAGACGCTCCTCACCACGGCGGGAAAGATCGCGCCGCCCTTCGAACTGAAGATAGTCGATACCGCCCGAAAGGAATTGCCCGACGGCGAAGTAGGCGAGATCGCCGTGCGGGGAGCATTCATGTTCAAGGAGTATTTCAACAACCCCGCGGAGACTGCGAAGGTGCTGGACAAGGATGGCTGGTATTACACGAGCGACCTCGCGTTCAGGGACGCGAAGGGCTACATCCATATCACGGGCAGGATATCGGAGATGTTCAAGACCGGCGGGGAAAACGTGTACCCCCGCGAGATCGAGGACGCGATCGAATCGCACGACGCGGTCATCTTCGCGGCCGTGATCGGCGTGCCCGACGAGGTCTACCAGGAGGTGGGCTGGGCCTACGTGATGCCCACGCCAGGGAAATCGGTCACGGAGGAGGAGATACGTGCGCACTGCAAGGCGAAGCTCGCGAATTTCAAGGTGCCCAAGAAATATTTCATACGCCCGCTCCTGCCGCTGCTCGCCAGCGGAAAGGTCAACAAGCTCGCACTCAAGGAAGAGATCAAGGAGACGCTGAAGAAGTAGTCCGGATTATCGGGATAACGAACTTCGACGTATCGGCGGGTGTCATTTCGACGAATCCCGGTCTTTCGGGATGAGGAGAAATCCTTTTCCCGGCGGATCGGGCAAGATTTCTCACCCCATACGGCCGGGTTCGAAATGACAGGCGATGCAGGGTGTCTATTTAATTGGAGATTGTCATGAAAATCGATTCTACTTTCGTCGGTATGCCGTTGAAGGAATACAAGATGACCGCGGACTGGCGCTGGACCATGAACTACGCGGCCGCGGTGGACGACGGGAACCCGCGCTATTTCGACGACGGGGAGGGGAAGAAGGTAATCGCGCCGCCCCTATTCGCCGTCGCGGTGACCTGGCCCGTATCGGAACGCATATGGGAGTACATCGAGGATGAAAAATTCCCGCGCGAGATACTCCAGACCCAGGTACACTACACCGAGCACCTCGCCTTTCACCGCCCCGTCATGCCCGGCGACGCCCTCACCGTGAAGGGGCGCATCGCGGCCATAATGCCGCACCGCGCGGGGACCGTCACCGTGATACGCTTCGATGCGCTCGACGCGAGCGGCGCGCCCGTCTTCACCGAGCACATAGGCGCCATGATGCGCGGTGTGGAATGCGATGGCCCGGCGCGGGGCGAAGGCGACCTTCCCGTGGTTCCGGGGATCGAAGAGCCCGCGGAACCGTTGTGGGAGCACGCCGTGAGGATCGACCGGATGCGTCCCTTCGTCTACGACGGCTGCACGAACATCTACTTTCCCATCCATACCTCGGTGGGTTTCGCGCGCCTGGTGGGCCTGCCCGGCATCATACTCCAGGGGACCGCGACGCTCGCCTACGCCGCGCGCGAGCTCACGGACGCCGAGGCGGGCGGGGACCCGCTGAGGTTGCGCGCTATCTCATGCCGGTTCACCGACATGGTCGTTCCCCCCGGGGAGATAAGGATAAGGCTGACTGGCAGGAAGAAGACGGACAACGGAACCGATCTCTTTTTCAGCGTGATGAACGACAAGGACCGCCGCGTGCTCAGCGGGGGATACGCCCGGATCGAGTGAGGCCCGGCGCGAAAAAGCGTTTAGCACCAGCTATTCAACCGTGGAAAGCTAAATTCATCCCCTGTAGCGTGAATGAAGCTATAACTCACTACCTTTTATTAATAAATGTATTTGAAAAATCGCAGAATGAATTATATTTAATTCTGCTTTATTAAAAAGTAGGAATAAAAAATGATTATAAAAAGATCGATTAGCATTCTCATGGCCGCGTCGCTTGCCTTACCAGTTATGGCCGGCGGATGTTCCGAAGGCAAGATCAGGGTAATGAAGAATGAATCGGAAAATTCTTGTATGGCAACGATGCTGCTTCGCCATACGGCGAAGGACCTTATCGCCGCTGAAGTAAATGCACTATATAGTAAGGAGTTATGCAAGGGAATTGACCAGGTGGCCCAGGTCTCATTGGAAATTATCCCGCGACCACCTTGCGATGTTTTAGAGTCCGCAGCTTTCCTTAAAGTGAATGATTTAACTTTTACGCTAAAACTTATGGCCAATTGGCGAAAAGATGAGGAAATTGTCTTTAAAAAAGGAGACGTGGTAGGGTGGGAAGCGCCGGAATACGGTTTTAAA
Above is a genomic segment from Spirochaetota bacterium containing:
- a CDS encoding long-chain fatty acid--CoA ligase, giving the protein MYRIEYGTPAPLIRATARPPISPIREEDRMSWKDLNLTWHYVEKWADKSPDAEALVFEDTRLTWRQFKNRMDLTAKAFLDAGVKKGDRVALLSMARTEFQVTYMAANKVGAIWLGLNPKFTPDELRFQVNDAKPVVLVAVRDFMGTDLGPVITALMSECPFIKKTLIVGAPLDGTEQFEEYIGKDRTGLDAALEERASSIQGADSALLMYTSGSTGKPKGVVHTHTSIIENIKVEVKKFYFREGGRALLHFPINHVAADVEIGFGAILAGACIVCMDRFDPNATLAMIGKEKLQVIGQVPVMFLLEMMQPTFGQTDFSSIELFAWAGAAAPRVMLDALSGIAKKTGANLITGYGSTEVCGFVTYTEKGDDDETLLTTAGKIAPPFELKIVDTARKELPDGEVGEIAVRGAFMFKEYFNNPAETAKVLDKDGWYYTSDLAFRDAKGYIHITGRISEMFKTGGENVYPREIEDAIESHDAVIFAAVIGVPDEVYQEVGWAYVMPTPGKSVTEEEIRAHCKAKLANFKVPKKYFIRPLLPLLASGKVNKLALKEEIKETLKK